The sequence aaaattcccaaaaaattcctaaaaatacttcaaggtgcaatgaatctaatggtgtcaaattttctccaaaattcgttcatttagtatggttttcggaatttataagttaaataaaaaaagaaaaagaaaaaaaaccgcggcccattaaggcccatcgcgCGGCAGAGGTCATTTAACGTCGCGTGTCCCTCAGCCGAAGCCTCACCAGCGCCTCCCTCACCCGCTCCCCCCTCACTGACTCCTGTCCGCCGCCAGaagtcgccgcccgccgctcgagGCCGGTTAGCCGCTCTCAGATCCCGGCTAACCGGTCTCCCTCACCGGTAAGCCGGACCGGTAGCAGATCTACCGGTCCCGTCCGGTTTTCCGCCCGGGGAGGCCGGTTTACCGGTATGGGGAGGCGGTAAACCGCCGATTAGCGTCGGTAAGCCGCGGTcaggttagtttttttttccctaggatttaggtgtatttagatgttttgttttaggatttaggtgtatgactttggtatatttagaatttagggaagatttatttatattacatgattttttgcactatgtagtagattttagctagatttaatttaggtgtattagatgatttttgacaCTATAACTTAGGTAGGAGtaagaatattagatgatatatttttgttgtgcatgtatgcagatagacaatggcaagcagagatgttgtgtgggaacacggtgaaaatctttatcccggatggcgatgtaactattgtcgtacgcagaaaggaggaggtggtgcgactagattgaaacaacatttggctgggcgcggggcagaggtgatccattgcaggaatgtgccacctgatgtgcgggacttctttcagcgtgagttggatagggcaaagaaggcaactgctgaccgggcccgagagaggttgagacgggagaaggctgcagcagagggaaactatcccggtgatgaagaagatgaggaggctcaggtgcagcgtgccatggatctatcgagagcggaagcagagttccgacggggggtggaacagagaggaggtgcatatgagcgtggagggggtagtggttcgacgagggggaatgttaTGCAGAGAATGTTTCGAAAGtccacttcgcagagggagagtcctgtggtggaggactataacttggcagctggtgggagaagaggaatgacacaaacaaggattgatacaggctcctggacgcagaagggtaagaacgcaaaggaagctattggtaaagcttggtcaaagtttttccatattgcaggagtacctggaagacaggctgacagtccatactttATCAGCGCGGTTagggagacacagaagtggggtaagttttctttcattgcaaTGATACCTATAAACTTACATTTTTGTATCTtatgattttcatatggttgcaggtgaaggtatcgcatcacccactggacgggatattgatggcaagtaccttgatcagaatgagcaagacttgaagacgaggtacgtaaagtttcagaaagactggcCCTTATTTGGCATCACGTTaatgtgtgattcatggactggtccgacgaggatgagtgtcatcaactttttgatatattgcaatggggtcatgTGGTTCCATAAGTCTATTGATGCGACTGGAAGAATTCAAAATGCTGCATATTTGTTCAAGGTAGTCCCTCAACCTGTTCCATTCACATTGTGTATGTTTTGTCATGTTACTAAAAAATCCGTCTTCCAttgcaggagattcgaaaggtggtggaagagattggaccggagaatgtcgtgcacgtagtcaccgacaacggctcgaATTACAAAAAAGCATGCAATGAACTACTAAGTGATGTGTATGACCACATAGCTTGGGcaccttgtctagcacacaccgtcaatttgatgttgaaggatatagctcgaaggcctgaacatggtgttatcatcaagcagtgcaagtgaatttcaaattggttacacaatcatggtcagttgaatacaatgatgaggaacgcaatcggtggtgagttggtcaagtggaatgccactcgatttggaaccaactacatgttcctagagagcatctatcggaaacgtgatcgtttcatgcagtggatggcatctactgagttccaacacagcaaatgggcgaataccgaagatggtagatttactcatgcaagtttttcaagtatggagtggtgggatgcattgaaatatatcatcgacacagttcaaccaatatacaagttcctccgcttcgctgatcaggacaagaagccgaacatgtgcgaagtcgtgatggcctaccagactatgaaacaggagctgaagtctttctttggaacaaatgttTCCACACTGAAAGAGTATGTTGAGGTGGTGGACGAGAGGTTGGATGATGTGTTCATAGGCACGTATGTGGGTCCAGGTAAGCACACATCAGTCGTCTATTTTTAAACTCTATTGAAATAatgcttatttgaagtgatttatattttgcagctgctgtcctaaatccgaggtatgCCTATACGATGGAACCAACTCAACAAATGTTTCGTGGACTTAAGGATACATTTCAGCGCATGACGGATCTCCAGAGCGCCGTCCAGGCATTGCAGGAGCTTGACGTGTTTCGGCAGAAAATTGGCGAGTATAGCAGTGATATGGCAATGCGGATGGCGATGGACCcaaagacatccccatgtaagagttgttccgtataaaattgttattttctctcttcgaaaatattgcttacatactcggttgcacatgcagcgtcctggtggatgatgttcggatcaagtactccaaaactgcagtaccttgccatgaggcttgtttcacaatgttgttcatccagtggatgcgagcggaactggagtacttttgccttgctgcatacaaaggttcgcaatcggttgtcgcacaagaaacttaataagcttgtctatgtcaactacaatCTTCGTCTCCGACTCgaggaggtctccggcccactgatgcgtgaagaaggtgatttcattgaccagctagcccatctttcattctatgatgagaaaaatccggtgcgggaatggatggaatatggtagatctaaccgggctccagttctggacgaggatgatgatgacggcgacatccctctcccgtcccatattgtcagagatcaaataaacgtgtcagatctacgtgaggctacggggaatgattccatcagcgattgggcacgtcaaaatataggtgacactcacctagggaagagaaaGTTGCACAAGGGGCCTAAGAAGGGTGACTCGAAGCgtcgaaaaggcaaaggaacagcaaaaccagtgagcagcgacaccgagactgatgatggcgaaggtgagcgtagtcctccgtatcaggagtccgaggatagcagctcggccgatgatggtgatgatggtgacggtGCTCAGCCTAATGCTGGTGGTGGAGGTAGTGGTGCTGATGAtgctgctggtggtagtggtcatgctcgtggtgttcgtttcacaggtatatattgcacatataaatacacacatatttctgactattgactactaattatgaaatatggttgattgcaggggaaactcagttcacacatgctactcaggacaccgaccatggagcaccgcaatcgcagaggagaacaggtggaccgacggactatgacagtccacagaactcttcttcctcctacagcgattcgaggcactcttttcactatcccattcctgacatcagcatgcagccaccgacgagatgggtgtacgaatgggaagacccccatttttacactatgttagttcaggaatggcagacaacatcggcgtggacgggccaaacttggcaacactacaaggctgagctgcttagagtgcgaggtatcgctttgatgtccaccgccgaataccaaaccgcatctcaaatgggggtcttcccattcctacgttgaacttttcatttcatgtgtataagtgtatgactccgtatttgtatgcaccctattactattgtatttgtatgcataatTATAACTCATTGCTTTGGTAGggtcatttacattaaaatgtgcatagctcatgtcgaaatttccttttatttcacaccgggaATCAATTTTTCAAGCGGCGAAAAAATACTCTAAacaaccggtataccggccaaaccggccggtataccggtgtaaccggtcggtataccgcaGTGAGCCGCAAcacaaaaccggccggtataccggccaaaccggccggtataccggtatacccggccggtataccggtcggaaccgccACCAcggtaaaatttgaattcaaattcacatttgaccggtttcgaccggtaaccggcctaaccggaccggtaaaccagtaccggagcccggcggttaggccggtccggtcgggaaATTGAACCCTGGTCACGACGCATCGCGTTGGATGGGAAAGAGATGGGACGTGGATTGAActcgggtgtcgggttgttcagGAGAGGTTCTGggaattagggttcagg comes from Panicum virgatum strain AP13 chromosome 4K, P.virgatum_v5, whole genome shotgun sequence and encodes:
- the LOC120704739 gene encoding uncharacterized protein LOC120704739; translation: MCEVVMAYQTMKQELKSFFGTNVSTLKEYVEVVDERLDDVFIGTYVGPAAVLNPRYAYTMEPTQQMFRGLKDTFQRMTDLQSAVQALQELDVFRQKIGEYSSDMAMRMAMDPKTSPSSWWMMFGSSTPKLQYLAMRLVSQCCSSSGCERNWSTFALLHTKVRNRLSHKKLNKLVYVNYNLRLRLEEVSGPLMREEGDFIDQLAHLSFYDEKNPVREWMEYGRSNRAPVLDEDDDDGDIPLPSHIVRDQINVSDLREATGNDSISDWARQNIGDTHLGKRKLHKGPKKGDSKRRKGKGTAKPVSSDTETDDGEGERSPPYQESEDSSSADDGDDGDGAQPNAGGGGSGADDAAGGSGHARGVRFTGETQFTHATQDTDHGAPQSQRRTGGPTDYDSPQNSSSSYSDSRHSFHYPIPDISMQPPTRWVYEWEDPHFYTMLVQEWQTTSAWTGQTWQHYKAELLRVRGIALMSTAEYQTASQMGVFPFLR